In Alphaproteobacteria bacterium, the sequence TCAGCTCGAAGCCGTAGCCGGCGTCCCAGAACAGGTGCCGGATGCCGTTGAAGAGATGGAAGAACAGGCAGAAGGTCCAGCCGAACAGGCAAATGCGGCCGACCACCGAGCCGTTGAACCAGGCGAAGATGGCGTAGGTCCCGCTCGCCGAGGAGGCCGCGCACAGCCAGGCCACCAGATAGACGATGCCCACCGAGAGCGCGATGCCGGTGCCGCGATGGGTGATCGACAGGACCGACGTGAGCTGCGGCTTGTAGACCTGCAGATGCGGCGAGAGTGGTCGCGCCGAGCGGTTGGCTGAACTCATGCCGTCCCCGAAAACCATGGCGCCGGACCGCGCGGATCGTTCGATTCAGCGTGGGATCCGGCCGACGCGGGGCAATGTACGCCTTGGCCTTGGCAAGTCAACGAAAGGGTCCGTTGCGCGGACGAACCCGGGGTCGCTCTGCGGTCCGTCGGACGGCCGGTTGCGACAACTACTATGGTTGGCAATGGCTCCAGCGGATGGGTCGGGCGCCGCGTCGGCGCGACAGTCACATCGTGCCGCAACCCGTCCGGAACTCAGTTTTCACCCCTACGGTGGTTACGGCAGCATCGCCACGTAGCCCGGCTGGCTGACCACCCGCGCCAGCCATGCGCGCACCGCCGGGAACGGGCCGAGGTCGATGCCGGCCTCGCCGGCCCGATGGGTGTAGGCGTAGAGCGCGATGTCGGCGATCGAGTAGGCGCCGGCGAGGAAGTCATGGCGGGCCAGATGGCCCTCCATCACACCCAGCGCCGCCCTGCCCTGCGCCTGGCGCGCCGGCAGCTCGGCCCGACGCGGATGGTCGGCAGGCAGATGGCGCAGGATGAAGCGCGGCGTCGCCACGTAGGGCTCGTGGCTGTACTGCTCGAAGAACATCCAGTGCAGCGCCTTCGCCCGGCCCAGGCGGTCGGACGGCACGAATTTCGTGCCCTCGGCGAGGTACCAGACGATGGCGTTGGACTCGGCGAGGAACGTGCCGTCCCCGAGTTCCAGGGTCGGGATGCGCCCGTTGGGGTTCTTGGCCAGGAACTCGGGCGTGCGCGTGGCGCCCTGCATGATGTCGAGCTCGACCAGCTCATAGGGCATGCCGAGCTGCGCCAGCAGCAGGCGCACCTTGTAGCCGTTGCCGGAATCGAGATAGTCGTAGAGCGTCAGCATCGGAATCTCCTGTCGCAACGTCAATCTCGTTCCCGCAGTTGTTGAATACAAACAGGAAGGCCTGTCGCCGAGCATCGGAATTTCCTATCCTATACCGATGCCGCGCCGCCTGCCGCCGCTCAACGCCCTGCGCGCCTTCGAGGCCGCCGCCCGCCACGGCGCCATCGCGAGGGCGGCCGAGGAGCTCGCGGTCACGCCTTCGGCGGTGAGCGAGCAGGTTCGCCTGCTCGAGGCCCGGATGGGCGTGAAGCTTTTCCACCGCCGCGCCCAGGGCGTGACGCTCACCAGCGAGGGGGCCGCCCTGCTGCCGGGGCTGACCGACGCCTTCGACCGGCTGGCCGCCGTCGGCGAGTCGTTGGGCGAGCGACGCAAGCGCACGCGCGTGGCGGTGAGTCTGTTGCCCTCGCTGGCCGCCGCCTGGCTGGTGCCGCGCCTGCGTGGTCTGCGCGTCGACCTGCCGGGCATCGAGCTGCATGTGCGTGCCGAGCGCCTGCTGGTGGACTTCACCCGCGAGGATGTCGACCTCGCCATCCGCTTCGCCGGCGGCCCGTTCCGCGATCTGGTGGCACACCGCCTGATGGGCGAGACCGTATTCCCAGTGTGCAGTCCGGCGTTGGCCTACGGACAGCGCCCGTTGCGCGGCTTCGCCGATCTTCAGCGCCACACCCTGCTGCACGACACCGATGCCCATCCACGCCAGCCCTGGATGAGCTGGCAGGCGTGGTTCGCGCGCGAAGGCCTGTCGCCCGCTGCCGCGTCGACCGGCCTGTTCTTCAACGACTCGATGGTGCTCCTGTCGGCAGCGATCGACGGCCAGGGTGTCGCGCTGGGCCGCGGCCCGATGGTGCACGAGCATCTCGCGCGCGGCCGTCTGGTGCGCGTGCTCGAGCAGGAATGGCCGGCCGAATGGAGCTACTGGGCGGTCGCGCCGCAGAACCACATGCGCCGCCCCGCCGTGCGCGACTTCGTCGAGTGGCTGAAAGTGCAGGCGATGACCTCCCCGTGAGCAATCGGCATCGTGCGGATTGTCGAAGCCGACGACAACGAGCTCGCCCATGATCGCCTCGGATACTGGCAAATCTCCGCTACACGGGCTTCGCGCGCCAGGAACATCGGTGCACACTTTTCGTTCTGCCCTTGTTGAACAGGGAGGGATACGACATGGCGGCAGGCAAGAAGGCGGTAGGGAAGAAGGCGGTAGGGAAGAAGCTCGCACCAACCGCGAAGGAGAAGGCCGCGAAGCGGCGCGCGGTGAACCTCGCGAAGTCGGCGCGGAAGCGCGCGGTGAAGAAGGCCGCGAGGAAGAAGGCTGCCAGGAAGAAAGTGTCGAAGAAGGTCGCCAAGAAGATCGCGCGCCGCAAGGTCGTTGCCAAGCGTCGCGCCGCGCGTCGCGAGTTGATCGACGCCGGCACGGACAAGCGCTACGTGCGCCGCCATGCGCTGGGCGCATCATTTGTCGAGAGCGACGACGCCGGCCGCCCGAGGGCGCAGGAGCGCCGGCGCAGGACGAAGCGTGACCAGGGCGGCCGCGGCGACCGTTAGAGCATATCAGCGCGGCATCAGCGTCCAGTAGTCGAGATCGAGCACGACCGACGGATCGGCCCTGCCGTCGGCGCCCTTGTCGGGAAAGGACGCGGCATCGGCGTTCTTCACCGCCCGGGTGCGCAGGCGCAGCGCGCCCACGTCGTCGCGGCCCTCGAGTTCGGCCTTCTCGACCACCTCCGACCAGGCATAGATCGTGTCGCCCGCCAGGGTCGGGTTGGTGTGGCTGCCGGCGTTGATCGCGGCGATCTTGAAGGCATTGGCCAGGCCGTTGAACGACAGCGCGCGCGCCATCGAGATCACGTGGCCGCCATAGATCAGCCGCCGGCCGAAGCGCGAGCCAGCCGCAAGGCGCTGGTCGAAGTGAACCTTCGCCGTGTTCTGGTAGAGGCGCGTCGCCGTCATGTGCTCGGCCTCCTCGATGGTCATGCCGTCGACATGGTCGATGCGCTCGCCGATGGCGTAGTCGCACCAGCGATGTGGCGAGCCGGCAAGCGTCGCGTCATAGCCCTCGAGCGAGAGCTCGTCCGGCACCACGAGATCGTTGGCGGCGACCGAAGTCGCGAGCTTCGGCACGCTGGCCGCCGCGACGGGGACATCCTTGTCGCGCTTGCGCACCATCACCCAGCGCACGTAGTCCAGCACCGTCTCGCCGGCCTGGTTGACGCCCTCGGAGCGCACATAGACCACGCCGCTCTCGCGGTTGCTGTTCTCGCGCAGGCCGATCACCGTGGAGCGCGCCATAAGCGTATCGCCGGGATAGACCGGCACGCCGAAGCGGCATTCGGCGTAGCCGAGATTAGCCACGGCGTTAAGCGAGACGTCGGGCACGGTCTTGCCGAAGACGATGTGGAAGACCAGGAGGTCGTCGACCGGCGCGCCAGGCAGGCCGACCGACTGCGCGAAGGCATCGGCGGACTGGACGGCAAAGCGCGTGCCGTAGAGCGCGGTGTAGAGCGAGACGTCGCCTTCGGTCACGGTGCGCGGCGTGGCGTGTGCCAGCTCCTGGCCCAGCGTGAAGTCCTCGAAATAGTTGCCGGGGTTGGTCTTGGCCGGGGCGTTGCGGGACATGGTCGCCTGCACGGGTCGGCGCCGCCTCGACGAGACGGCGCTGGTTGTGCTCGGGCGATGCTTCCCTGACCCGCCGTCGGGCGCGGCGTTGGCTTCAGCCTATAGCGGCGTCAGCCGCGTAAGTCACGGCCTGGCGTAGCCCCTTTCCACAGCGACCCGCGCGAAGTCCGCGCTACTTGCGCAGCCGCTCGGGCTGGAACTGGGTCATCCCCGCGGGGTTGACGTGGGTCGCGATCTGCAGGTTCTGAGACTCGACCTTGGTGTCGTAGCCCGAGCCGTCCGGCTTTTGCCGGCGCATGATGATCTTGTGATACATCGGCCCGGTGTTCGTGCCCTTGGTGCGATCGGCATCGCTCCAGTGCTTGGCCCAGATGTCGCAGCCGTTGCCGTTCTTGCGCAGTTCGACGTAGGCGCCGGGCGCGACGCCGGAATTGGAGAGATTGTAGCCCCAGATCGGCCCGTCAAATCCCACCGCGTCGGCGAACGACTTCAGCTCGCCCTTCCACTTTTGCTGGGTGTTCTTGTTGCCGTAGCCCCGCGCCGTCGTGACATAGCACACGCCGTAGAGGACGCGTCCCTTGGCGCGCATGAAGTGCTCGTTGACAAAGCTGCCGAAGGCCGCCGAACGCTCCGGCCACGACACGGAGTCGGCGCCGCCGAAATTGTGGTAGCCGAATAGGCCATTGTCCGTCTGATAGACGATCGCCTGGCAGCCATCGAGGCTGGGAAAGCCGAGGCCGGACGGATCAAAGCCGACTTCACGCTCACCAAGGTACCGCATGATCGAAGCCTCCCGCAGTCCCACCCCCGCTCGAGATAATGCATGCGCACGCCCTGGATGGCCACACGAACAGCTCGCCCCAAGTCCGGCGAGCGTCAAGCTACGCCGCGAGTTCCTGGATCGCTGCCGCCAGCGCAAGCTGGCGCTGAGCCTGCTCGACATGCAGGTTCTCGATCATGCGGCCGTCGACCGTGACCACGCCCTTGCCCTCGGCGCGCGCCTTCTCGAAGCCGGCGACGATCCTCTCGGCCATCGCCAGCTCGGTGGCGCTGGGCGCGAAGATCTCGTTGCAGGGCTGGACCTGGGTCGGGTGGATCAGCGTCTTGCCGTCGAAGCCGAACTCCAGCCCCTGCCGGCACGACGCCTTGAAGCCCTCGATGTCCTGGATGTCGTTGTAGACGCCATCGAGGATCGCCAGCCCGTTGGCGCGCGCGGCGAGCAGGGTGAGGCCCAGCGGCACCACCATCGGCAGCCGCACAGGCGTGTGCTGCGCGCGCAGGTCCTTCACCAGATCGTTGGTGCCCATGATCAGGCAGGCCAGGCGCGGCGAGGCGCCGGCGATCTCCTCGGCCCTGAGGATGCCGCGCGGGGTCTCCATCATGCCCCACACAGCCATCGACGAAGGCGCGCCGGCGGCGTCGAGCAGGGCGACGACGTTGGCGACGTCGGCGGCGATTTCGAGCTTCGGCACCAGGATGGCATCGGCCCCCGAGGCGGCGATCGCCGCGACATCGGCGCGGCCCCATTCGGTGCCGAGACTGTTGCAACGAATGACGATCTCGCGCCTGCCATAGGCCCGGCTCTTCGCCGCCGCCACGACGTTGGCGCGCGCGGCCTCCTTGGCGTCGGGCGCGACCGCATCTTCAAGGTCGAAGATCAGCGCGTCGGCCGGCAAGCTGCGGGCCTTCTCCAGCGCACGGGTATTGGCGCCGGGCATGTAGAGCACGCTGCGGCGCGGGCGGACTGTCGCTGTCATCGTCGTGAAATCTTCTCCCCGCTCTGGGCGAGGGAGACTATATATCGACGGGGGCCGGGCAATGCCATCGCCGGCCGACGGTGATGCGCGTCCTATCGATCCAGTCCCACGTTGCCTATGGTTATGTCGGCAACCGCGCCGCGACTTTCCCCTTGCAACGGTTGGGCCATGAGGTCTGGGCCGTGAACACGGTCGAGTTCTCGAACCACACCGGCTACGGCGCCTGGAAGGGCCGGGTCGCCGCGCCCGAGCAGGTGCGCGACGTGATCGCCGGCATCGCCGAGCGCGGCGCCCTCTCGAGCTGCGATGCGATCCTCACCGGCTACATGGGCGACGCCGCCCTGGGCGAGGTCGTGCTCGAGGCGGTGGCGATGGTGCGTGCGGCCAATCCGCGCGCCGTATGGTGCTGCGATCCGGTGATCGGCGACATCGATCGCCAGGTCTATGTGCGGCCCGGCATTCCCGAGTTCTTCCGCGACCGCATCGTGGCGCTGAGCGACATCCTGACGCCCAATCATTTCGAGCTCGAATGGCTCAGCGGCCGCAAAGTCTCGACCCTCAAGGACACAATGTCGGCGGCGCGCAGCCTGATGCGCGCCGGGCCGCATCCCTCGATCCTGCTGGTGACCAGCCTACGGCGCAGCGATGCGCCCGCGGGAACCGTCGAGATGCTGGCGCTGACGCACGAGGCCGCGTGGCTGGTATCGACGCCCGAGCTCGCCTTCCCGATCGCGCCCAACGGTACCGGTGACGCGGTGGCGGCGCTGTTCCTCGCGCATTGGCACGCCCATCGCGACGTCGGGCGTGCACTGGAGGAGGTCGCGGCCTCGATCTACGCCGTGCTCGAGGCGACCCTGGCCTCGGGCGACCGCGAGCTGCGGCTGGTGACGGCGCAGGACATGCTGGTGTCGTCGCCGCGGCGCTTCAGCGCCGTGCAGCTGGACGCCTGAGGCGCGGCGCGTGTCGGGACTGGGACTCGAGCCCCTGCTGCTCTTCATCGAGGGCGCGATCATCGGCTTCCTCATCGCCGTGCCGGTCGGTCCCGCCGCCATCCTCTGTATCCGCCGCACCATCTCGACCAGCATTGTCGCCGGCGTGGTCACCGGCATCGGCGCGTCGCTGGGCGACACGCTGTTCGGCGCCGCCGCCGCCTTCGGCCTGACCTTCGTCAACGACTTCATCGTGCGCAACGAGGCGTGGATCCGCGGCGTTGGCGGCGTGGTGCTGTGCGTGATGGGCTGGTCCTACATCACCCATCGCCCGCCGAGCGTCGGCGATCCGGTCGCCGCCGACCGCGCGCATCCCTATCTCACGACCGCGCGCTTCATGAGCTCGAGCTTCTTCATCACCGTGTTCAATCCGCTCACCGTGATGGCCTTCGGCGCCGTCTTCGCCAGCCGCGGCCTGAGCAATGTCGGCAGCGACCTGACGGCGGCACTGGTGCTGATCGCCGCCGTCTTCGTCGGCGCCTTCGCCTGGTGGACGTCGCTCTGCGGCATCGCCTGGGTTGCGCGCGTCTGGTTCACGGGCGGCGGCCTGATCTGGCTCAACCGCGTCTCCGGCATCGCGCTCGCCGGCTTCGGCGTCGCCGCGACGCTGTCGCTCCTGCCGATCAACTGGCGCTGGTTCGGCGATACGCTGGGTTTGAACTGAGCTTTCCCGTCGTCCTGAGCGCAGCGAAGGACCTCGCGGTATCGCGGCCACCTTCAAGCGCAGTTTCCCTTCGCACCATCGCGAGGTCCTTCGCTGCGCTCAGGACGACGCGGGTGGAGTGCACCGATACGGGCGAAGCGGTTCACGGCAATGTGAGGCTGGAGGCTTTCGCCGATCTCGGCCGTCGCGCTAGCGTCCGCCGCAACAGGAGGTGCCCCATCATGACAACCATTCTCACCGACCGCGGCGACGCCCAGGTCGACGCGCGCGACGGCCTCAAGGTCAGCACCGCCGACGCCGAGCGCGCGACCGGTTGGACGCTCAAGCCCGAGGGCATGTGCCGCGACGAGATCTGCGTGCCGTTGCCGGCCGGCACGGCGAATGACGGCCGCGTCGATCTCGCCGCCTTCTGGCGCCATCTCGGAAATCCCGTGCTGTCCA encodes:
- the sdhC gene encoding succinate dehydrogenase, cytochrome b556 subunit; translation: MSSANRSARPLSPHLQVYKPQLTSVLSITHRGTGIALSVGIVYLVAWLCAASSASGTYAIFAWFNGSVVGRICLFGWTFCLFFHLFNGIRHLFWDAGYGFELKTAYNSGWAVVGGSVVATVGAWLLAYAVR
- a CDS encoding glutathione S-transferase family protein: MLTLYDYLDSGNGYKVRLLLAQLGMPYELVELDIMQGATRTPEFLAKNPNGRIPTLELGDGTFLAESNAIVWYLAEGTKFVPSDRLGRAKALHWMFFEQYSHEPYVATPRFILRHLPADHPRRAELPARQAQGRAALGVMEGHLARHDFLAGAYSIADIALYAYTHRAGEAGIDLGPFPAVRAWLARVVSQPGYVAMLP
- the gcvA gene encoding transcriptional regulator GcvA; this encodes MPRRLPPLNALRAFEAAARHGAIARAAEELAVTPSAVSEQVRLLEARMGVKLFHRRAQGVTLTSEGAALLPGLTDAFDRLAAVGESLGERRKRTRVAVSLLPSLAAAWLVPRLRGLRVDLPGIELHVRAERLLVDFTREDVDLAIRFAGGPFRDLVAHRLMGETVFPVCSPALAYGQRPLRGFADLQRHTLLHDTDAHPRQPWMSWQAWFAREGLSPAAASTGLFFNDSMVLLSAAIDGQGVALGRGPMVHEHLARGRLVRVLEQEWPAEWSYWAVAPQNHMRRPAVRDFVEWLKVQAMTSP
- a CDS encoding MaoC family dehydratase; the protein is MSRNAPAKTNPGNYFEDFTLGQELAHATPRTVTEGDVSLYTALYGTRFAVQSADAFAQSVGLPGAPVDDLLVFHIVFGKTVPDVSLNAVANLGYAECRFGVPVYPGDTLMARSTVIGLRENSNRESGVVYVRSEGVNQAGETVLDYVRWVMVRKRDKDVPVAAASVPKLATSVAANDLVVPDELSLEGYDATLAGSPHRWCDYAIGERIDHVDGMTIEEAEHMTATRLYQNTAKVHFDQRLAAGSRFGRRLIYGGHVISMARALSFNGLANAFKIAAINAGSHTNPTLAGDTIYAWSEVVEKAELEGRDDVGALRLRTRAVKNADAASFPDKGADGRADPSVVLDLDYWTLMPR
- a CDS encoding CoA ester lyase, with product MTATVRPRRSVLYMPGANTRALEKARSLPADALIFDLEDAVAPDAKEAARANVVAAAKSRAYGRREIVIRCNSLGTEWGRADVAAIAASGADAILVPKLEIAADVANVVALLDAAGAPSSMAVWGMMETPRGILRAEEIAGASPRLACLIMGTNDLVKDLRAQHTPVRLPMVVPLGLTLLAARANGLAILDGVYNDIQDIEGFKASCRQGLEFGFDGKTLIHPTQVQPCNEIFAPSATELAMAERIVAGFEKARAEGKGVVTVDGRMIENLHVEQAQRQLALAAAIQELAA
- the pdxY gene encoding pyridoxal kinase PdxY, giving the protein MRVLSIQSHVAYGYVGNRAATFPLQRLGHEVWAVNTVEFSNHTGYGAWKGRVAAPEQVRDVIAGIAERGALSSCDAILTGYMGDAALGEVVLEAVAMVRAANPRAVWCCDPVIGDIDRQVYVRPGIPEFFRDRIVALSDILTPNHFELEWLSGRKVSTLKDTMSAARSLMRAGPHPSILLVTSLRRSDAPAGTVEMLALTHEAAWLVSTPELAFPIAPNGTGDAVAALFLAHWHAHRDVGRALEEVAASIYAVLEATLASGDRELRLVTAQDMLVSSPRRFSAVQLDA
- a CDS encoding LysE family transporter, with translation MSGLGLEPLLLFIEGAIIGFLIAVPVGPAAILCIRRTISTSIVAGVVTGIGASLGDTLFGAAAAFGLTFVNDFIVRNEAWIRGVGGVVLCVMGWSYITHRPPSVGDPVAADRAHPYLTTARFMSSSFFITVFNPLTVMAFGAVFASRGLSNVGSDLTAALVLIAAVFVGAFAWWTSLCGIAWVARVWFTGGGLIWLNRVSGIALAGFGVAATLSLLPINWRWFGDTLGLN